The Triplophysa dalaica isolate WHDGS20190420 chromosome 20, ASM1584641v1, whole genome shotgun sequence genome segment attacatattttaaaggtGCACTGTGTAATAttgaggatcttttgacagaattacaatacaatatacataactatgtcttgaGAGATGTATAGAGACcctacacaatgaagcgttatgtttttattgcccTAGAATTTGCCCTAgaacagtagccctaaacgaaAAAACTTCTCTACAGTGCGCTTtatgtaaatacgttatctctttcggcaaagaagtgaaagcgcgacgacatcttagttatttgtcagccaccatagtgctttgaaaagaTTGAGCGATGGACTGAGCTTTCggttgcaatttgcaatctcaccactagatgtcgctaaaatcTCTTGCtactttaaatacaaaaaagaaaattatcaATACTGTAGTAttgataataaaatatgataataaaataatcaataacaTAGTTGTCAAAAATTAGGGTCACAATACATGTGTTAatataaattgataaaaaaagttatctacaaataaaataaaatagcataaaaacCATTGCTGACAGAATTATAGCGCGTttgatattaatttattaaatctaTTTGGTATCACTTCACTCCACTCACAAACACAAGCTTCAAACCACAACGATTTTgtttatagttaaaaaaaaggACAAGTGACTCTTCTATTggaaaatgtaacataattaGTTTGTTTTGAAATTGTAGTGCAATAATATAAAGCACTAAATTTAAAAGAAACTTTCCCCAGGACCGGTCGCAACCTTAGTCTGCAACTCAGAGAGGGATAGCATGCGGCCTTTCGGTTTGGTCATGGTTACTGTCCTGTCCGGGCTTTGAACCCACAACCCACGGGTCACACAAACCCAAGGCCACCAAACCACCAGGCCTGTGCGCTGCTCTGCTCGTAAATTACGCTGACAGCTCAGGAAAGAAAAAGTCAGAGGAGACTTACACACTGGCTCAACAATAAAGATTAGATGCGCAACCGGCAGCTCTATGTTTTCCAGCGGTGCCtctacagcaatattctgttaAAAAGCAGCTCACATTAGTCAAAATGGACAAAGTCACAGTGATGATACACATACTGTAATTTCTAAAGGAACTTATGATCTCGAGATTCTTCAGTTATTTCAAATTCAACTGCAGCAGAAGCAAGTGTACGAGGTCAGCTCTTACATCAGCTTGTGTATTTGACCTTTGAACTCTAGCTTGAGTAGGCCAGCAAGCCTATGTGTACCAAAAAAGATACATGGTTTCTTCACACGTTCACCGGcacatgtatgtttgtttgtgcacaTATGTTTCTTCGTCCTGCTGTTTATGCAGGAAGGTGAGGCAGAGTTACTTCCTGTCCAAGAAGGGAAGAGTAGGAGGCCACACTTCCTGATAAAAAGAAGGAGAGaggaaagaaacagaaaataaactgATGACATCATGCGCAGGTTTGCTGTACGGAGTTTTGGGGAGAGTCCATATGAAGGCTACTGGAAAAGCTGAAGCAAGTGTTCGAACGCACACACGTGTGATCCTCAgctgaaataataaaacactttttcagaTCAGGATCGAACTTTTGCCTTCTAACGCAAGCACACAAACAATCTACACAAGACAGATCTCAATGACAATTTGCTAAGGATTTGCTAAGGTTGCTTGTTGGCCAAGTCAAAAAACCGACCCCCATGTTTCTTTTCCCAATTCCTCAATTCTTTTATACTAGCAAGCAAAATTAATTGCAATATTTAGTCCTCcctgttttcatgtttaaacGTTTTTACAACAGAGATTGTAATTATCAGAGATTCATCTATACAAATACAGtacttaaaatgatagttcccccgaaaatgaaaattctgtcattatttactcaccctcaagttccaaacctgtgtaaatttcattgctgtgttgaacacaaagaaagatagatTTGGAAGGATGTTCGTAAGAGACACTATTGACCtccataataaaaaagaaaactaaaatgcTAGTCAATGGTGCGCAAGAACTGTTTAGTCTTTATTTTGTGCTTaacagaacaacacattttatagtGATGTAACAACTTGAGAGTAAGTAAcaactgaattttcatttttgggtgaactatctctttaacaaGTTTACAAGACCACCTCcaaaaataccaaaatatttttcaatgtttctgtAATGGTTAATCCACCAGTGTGTGTAAATTCTTTAGTCACAGTAGTACTTTTATgcttaaatataattattgttgCCAtccatgaatttttttatttactgtttgataaaaaaagacGATAAAATTGTAaagcactttattattttttattcagattttttttcttgcagtCCTTATTTGAAAAGTAAGTTTTAATGGTTAAATGTTACACTTGATTAATTTCTGTTGAGAGAAGTTGAGTGATGGTTCAAATTTTGGCTCAAAAAACACTCATGAATGAAGAATTAGTGAATTGATGAATGAATTTAGTTGTTCCAATTTGTTATTtgcttaataaatgaaaaaactatgttttgtttttacaactgtttttaaaaagattgCTAATGCAGCCATATTTGTGTTATCTCTTATTACAACATGTGTCTAATAAACTTGTTAAGCAAAGCGTATATTgtacatatgtataaatattgcaTATATTATAAAGATGGATTGTATATATCAATGGCGTTCAGAACaaactgttaaaaatattttacttaatgCCCCGAATTGGGAATGGACCGATGACAAAACACAATGACTTGACATCTCTTTCCCGAAATCAAAATACTGTTTACCCAGAGATTCCCAATGCCTGGAATGGTAGCTTTGATGATTCagtcatccaaaaatgtaacagcTTTATCATCGGGGACTGGGGTGAAAACTGTATTCATGAAGCCACAGATGTGCAATAAActttaaactgttaaaatagaaaacacacCACTCACAAACACGGCATTTTAAGCTCTCTCTATCAAATGTTTGCCAAAGGgcataaagatatttttgtggcagaataaataaataaatgttagtcTCTTCTGAAAACTCCAAAAGTGCTGTTGTAAACGCACGTGCAGTTTTGCTGACCTGCAGATGGGATTTAAGAATTACTGGACCTGCATGGATtggtcagtgttgttttttcCATTTAGGGGGCTGGTCGTTGGGACAGAAAAAAGCTTCTCTTCCCTTCCCTTTAACATCCTTCCTGCTGCAGTTTGCACAGATATTCCAGCTATCCTAACATCCCGTGTTTCCCCAGGATCTTCCTCTGTTTTGACATTCCTGCTAATTTTATGACTAATTAATTGGCGGGATGAAATGTTACCGCATTGGCCTAACCTGCTTCGTACCTCGCTGAGACCACTTAATGTCTTGGCAGGAGTATCGGTGGTATATGTCATTCAACAGACATCCAAATCAGCATGATATGGGTGTATGTTGAGGAAAGAAACACATGAACTGTGTATCATTTGATATAAAGAATAACACACACCGGGCATTTtgcccaaaatgtaaatgatttggAAAGACCACTTTCCTTTTTGAAGCACGGGTTATATCGGTTTTTTGTCCTCCAGTATTGAGTGAATCAACATGAGGGAACATTTCTTTAATCTCAGAGCTGCCTTTCTGTGTCTGAAGACATGAGAGTAGACAGCTTCAGTTTTGTTCTCCTCCgctgaaatgttttctttctgttcGTGGTTTTAGGGGAAAAAATAGCGTAAAGAGCCAAGCTCATTTTGTGGCTGATCAAAAATTTTCGAGGAGGGAATCAGAGAGACAAGACTGAATTACAACTTAAACATCATGGACCTGGTcgttctctctcgctcacttTCTCGGTTTTTGCATATGAAAACAACTGAACCGTTTTGCATAAATCAAGTGAAAAAACATACTTAATAATCTGACAGAATCTGTACATTTAGTGACAACtttattttgcaaaatattCATACAAGACGTGCAATACAAATTTCTTTGGtcaataaaaagaaaagctGTTCTTAAGCAAAAAGAGACTCTCGAAAAACACATGCGCTCTGTGGTGTGGGAAAGTGTTTTAGTGAAATGCTATGTACAATTGTGTGTTTTCaatttgtgttgatttaataGCTCGGAGACATTTTTTTGGAAAACTCTTTTTATTTGAAGATAATTATTACCAAAAGGGGAAAGTTATTGCTGACTCAACATGTTCCTCAAAAGCTGaagattacaaaataaattctATCACATGAAATGCccaattcaaatgtattcagTTACACAGGAATAGAAAAAAAACCCCTGAATATATCATAGTTGTCAAATGATCTAAATTCTTTAGATTGTTTTTACATGGATCTGACGTCTCTGGCATGAGACAGTATACTTGAAAGATATTAAGTGCAGTACAAAAAAAAGCTCAGAGTGGTTGTCCCATACCCAGtgcaaaacagttttcaatacAACATTATATACAATTtctataaaaatagaaataaacaaatataaaaagcaatagatatacagtatactgtatgtataaaaaatattcacattctTGACTTCCACATCCTAGTACCCTGAACTGAGACCGTAAAAATACAGTAGCTGGATGGAGTCAGCAAAATGATCGTTTTAGTTTGACCACAGTCTCAGAAAGTACAGGTTATCGAGCCTAGAAATGATGCtgtgaaatgtgattttgtgcAGATTACACCATGAGAACAGAACAGTTTGGTAACAACCTCccttatttaaagggatagttcacccaaaaagaaaaattctgtcaactttcttctgtggaagatattttgagaaatctcttggtggttttatgtccatacaatggaggtcaatgggatcaatgttgtttggttaccaacattcatgaaaatatcttattttgggttctgcagaaggtctggaatgacatgagggtgaataaatgatgacattattaaAATTCTTGAGTGAACTATAACTTAAAAAGGATTCAAAACACCTTCTGAACGGAAATGAATGTGAGACTCAGAAGGTCATATGTGCACCAGACGTCAAGACTCATGAGTTCAGAAGCAGTTTTATCCCGTGATGCACGTGCTGTAGTAGACTGCGCTGCTTGCATCGGACAGGGCCGATATCAAAGCGCTGCTCTCCTCACCTGGAGCATTTCTGCTCATTCGAGTCCTGCTTGCATTCAGGTATTGGTCAAACTCAATCCTGTCCATTTCGCCCCAGAACTCAGCTGATGTTCCTAGGTGGTCCATTGATTCCAGAGAGGGCTGAGGAGCCTGAAACTGGGGGACGGAGGATGTGACAGGGGTCTCGGGTGGTGGAGACAGCTGGCCTAGATGAGAAGTGAAGGCAGGCTGGGGTTGACCGCTCCCATATATCTGACCGTAATAACTCGCAGGTGTAGGAGCGCGGGGGGCATGAGGAGCCTTGGATGGGTCCGGTAGGCTCATGTTGGACTGGGAAGGATAGAGAGCGTTAGAGTTTGTAGACTCGACCACAAGACATTTCTCCTGCAGTTGAAGGCAGGCAAGTGGAGATTTCTGGTTGAGATGTGGGTGGGAATGTTGGAGGTTATGGGAGTTGTGATGAGGTACGGTGAGAGGGTGATGGCCTCCGTGGTGACCGGAGTTTGGATGTTGGTGGTAATTCATCCATGATGTCAAACCGACGTCGTCCTGCATGTGAGGAGGGAAGAAGACAGAATCTCCACCTCCCTCCTCCAACACGTCTAACGGGGACATCTCTGGCGTGGGCAGACCGTAAGTCTCCAGCTCTTGAGCTCCCGAGGGGTGGAGATCTCGGAAATGTCCAAGAGGAGGCAGCAGGTGATGGGTGTGGCGGTGTGGGGAATATGCATCTCCGGGTCCTGGACCTCCAGGGACCCCGTGGGCCAGGCCTTGAAGGAGCAGCCCTGGTTCCACGCGCTTCATTTTCTTGGGCTGTTTTTTACGTCGAGGGCGGTATTTGTAGTTCGGGTGGTCTTGGAGGTGCTGCAGCCGGAGTCTTTCGGCTTCCTCCACAAACGGACGCTTGTCTTGGGTGTTCAGAGCTTTCCAGGACTGacctaaaaaacaacaacagtgttATAGCTTCAGTATTAAGCAGTACCttgatttctttttcttttttatacacTATACTGTATAAACACCATCTTacctcagtttttttttaatacaactaGCAGAATTTCTGTATTATAGTATGCATTTCTTCAATacatacaacaaacaaaaataaatgttagtatatgaaaaagtatatttatgtatgtttattttatatttattttatatacttatatatatatatatatatatatatagagagagagagagagagagagagagagaatgaatatactgtatgtgtgtatatagtTTATATGTATATGGGTGGACTAAATCAAAACTAGAAAATAATCTGTTAGTTTTACAtggttttatattaataatatatatcatttaaaataggATAatagagatttatcttcattgttagttcttGCCTaattttttgctgtcacaccataagaCATATTTGCATAATACTCGGTCAACTATGTAAAGTATATTTctttacacaaatataaatatgcaaTAATTCACTATTTAGGAACACCAATATTGTCtatcaaatttacaaaaaaatatataattttgacaTAGGTCAGGCTTTGGAATAAATATACAGgctatataaaatatttatacaactACATAATCCATTCCACCAAACATTAATCccccatcatttaaaaaagttagcaaagcttttttcttaaaatgactgtgtgtgtttggcatTGTTTATTAGAAATATACTGTTTATGGTTAAGTCTTATGGCAAGATGTTAAATGCTCCTTCATTTGTCACTTTTTGATAAAAGCTTCTTCTATATGAATAACCTAGATGTGCGTGTGTGATCAGCGAAATTACTGCTTGTGACTGGTGCtgtagtttttaaattattattgggTCACCGGTTACAGACAATCAGCAGCTTGTGTGTCTGCTCTGAGCCTGTTAGTAACAGGACAtctgatgtgtttaaaaaaatcaaaaacattacatttctcTCCCCCAGAATCAACGAAACACAAATATTGTGCAagatcaatacatttttaaatcactaCCATCGTGCGTGCCAAAGTGTTTGTATGGTCTTATCCGTAATTTGGAGCTGCATGAGAAGAATTGACAATTTTCAAGATTACAATAATTGccatgtgtgagtgtttgtatgcatcataataaacaaatttaGTTTGTTagtttaaatgaacaaaacagtATGATTATAAAACAAAGGGCCCAGATTTTAAGCAGTACCAATATGACTTAAACTACAAATGCAATAAcaaaattaacatatttatttacataaattcaCTGTTAGCTTAAATtctttatatttgattatacGATTTTATTCTGTAGTAATGTGGTGATGTTTGCCAGGCACATGGCAAAAGTAAACTACAAAAATAATTGATCTTGGAGTCAACAAGCAATGATTCATCTTGGACTTCTGAAAATCACATTAACACTCGTTTAGATAAATTACGCATCACAGACACTTGAAAATCTGCGCTGAGATTTTAAAAGGTGTGAAACATCAAAATCTGAGCCACACCTGGTTTTCAATTATACCCTGAACTTGACATTACACCTTGATCATGTTCTAGAATGAACCCTATCGGTGACCTAAAGCAACTGATCTTACCGAGCATCTTACTGAGCACAGCGTTGTGCAGGTCCGGGTTCTGCACAGCCAGTCGTTTTCGCTCATCTTTCGCCCACACCATGAAAGCGTTCATCGGCCTCCTGATCCGTGAATCCGGCCCTGATTTTCCCTCGCTAGAGCCCAGGGTCAAAGCCCCGGGGCGGGTTGAGTCCAGGCTTCCTGCCCTGGCCACTGTCGCTCCTCCGTTGCTCCCGGTTCGTGACCCCGTCCGAGTTCCAGAGCCGGGCACCGGCACCAGCTCTGTGGTCCGGCTGTGGTTAAAACCATGCCCCCTGTCAGGGCCCGGAGTGCAGGATGGGGCACCCCATGCTCCACGCTCCACAACCTGGCTGGGCTGAGAACTGGCCTCTTGACAACAAATAGACTCAGATATATTCATTCCAACAAGACCAGCACAGTTAAAGCACGCTGTTTTCGTTTGATAGCAGGAAAACCAGCGCTTTTCGGGTGCTTTTGCGTCTTTCTGCGGTTATTGCAAATACTGGCCGACCAGTAACTCAAGGGTTGTTTAAAGCGTTAGGAAATGCTGCACCCTTTTTGCTTAGGCTTTAGAAGCATAAAATCCCACAGATGGTTGTGTTTTGTAACTCCTACTCTCCAGACCGAGCGGACGGTTCCTGTGCTGAGTTTGCAAGTTGTAGTGAGTTTTGATGGACCCATGCTGTAAATATATACGTGGCCTGAGCCAATCACAGCTCCGGCTAGGACAGAAGAGGCGGGAGGGGTAGCCAGTGGGAGTTCAGCCTCTCCCCACAATGCCCCCCTTCACATGCACAGAGATGTAATCTGAGTGTGCCATTGTTTCGGcttgcacacactcacacacacacacacacatataggtCACATACACtaaatcacaacacacacacaatagaaGAGTAGTTTGATGGTTGTATTGAAGGTCGAGACCACAAGGAAAGCTGTGCGCTTAAGTGTTAACAACTTGTAACATGAAGCTCAAACGAAACGaaaaggcacacacacacaataaacgcACAAAGTGTTTATGGTGACATCTAAATAAACTGACTTTACAGTAaaatttattcaattttataaaaaaactatttctgaTAGAACTAATTTTCATTGTCATATTTTAGATCATTTATGGAAATGTTTTCGAATATTTatagacatttatttataaactttgttttattcatatagGGTAGTGTGATCCAGCGTGCATCTCTGTATGGGTTTGTATGCAAGTAtgcaacataaaatattttttatcgcTCATCTACATTATTGTTATAGTCTAATGAACTATAGTGTAACACGCTGGGTGACAGCAGCGTTTATTACACCCCTGTTAGCGAAAAATGCAGCATGGGAGGAGTTGGCTCATTAAGCAGATGTGATTACAATGAACTTCACACTTTACACTGAGCTTCATTAACTTTTAACATGTAGGAAAAAGGAAGATTATACAAATAGTTAAGAGAAGAACAGAGATTTCCATCACTTCTTATTAAGTGTTTCTCAAagcttttgattttgttttacacGGTTTAGTAATATTTTTACACTTATGGACACTTTCATGcgcataaaacatttcaattcatCTTGTTTTTTGCCCGGCTCAGAACAGTATAGCCGAAAATCACGTCTCGATTGCTACTCAATGAATTTAGTGGATCTCATGAACCGATGACTATTTAATGATGCATGGTGCACATATTGGTCAATGTTTACACCTTAAGTGTTGCAGTGATGTTAAGTTTGACTTTGCATGGTTTCAATAAGTATCCTAATATGGGATAGTGTTTTTAGAGACATAAAACTACTAAAATGTTCCTgcagttattttattaaaacaatcatattcttaatttttgtgaagaatatataaatattgggACCAGGATCTGTCGATCATGATGACAAGAAATCAATATATTGGTATGGGCTGCAAAAATAATAACCATTGGCATTCCTTTTCACAAACCGGTACATTGTAAAAATTTCAATTTAGAAAAGTTTGTTTGTTACAGATAAACATGCTAAAGATAGAACACACAGGTTTAGTTGATATTCATAGTTCAAGATTAGTTCTAGAATGGTCTGGTCTAGACAAACAATGCAATGCttacaataaattattaataatcaacCTCTGAGACATAAAAGTGTCCATTTGGAAAcctattataaaaacatatgacATGGCAGCATTGGGTGGGTCAGGGCGAGCGACCTTTTAATGAGATGGGATGTCGGCCTGGCTCTCTTCTGTTTGAGTAGGGTCACGGTCAACAACCATTGAACCCAATCATTTAACCTCAGAGGATGTGAAAGTAAAAGACCATCAATCTTAACGCACAAAACGAGTTCgacacacacagattcacaaACTAAAAATCTATGTGCAcacattatgtatttttatagagGTTGATATAACCTGTATGTGTACAGAACGTGTGCAATATCGATGTAAAAAGCCACAAGTTAAGGCTGTGGATCCTCATTTCCACACCTGTGCAATTCATCCATTTTTAGACT includes the following:
- the sox18 gene encoding transcription factor SOX-18; translation: MNISESICCQEASSQPSQVVERGAWGAPSCTPGPDRGHGFNHSRTTELVPVPGSGTRTGSRTGSNGGATVARAGSLDSTRPGALTLGSSEGKSGPDSRIRRPMNAFMVWAKDERKRLAVQNPDLHNAVLSKMLGQSWKALNTQDKRPFVEEAERLRLQHLQDHPNYKYRPRRKKQPKKMKRVEPGLLLQGLAHGVPGGPGPGDAYSPHRHTHHLLPPLGHFRDLHPSGAQELETYGLPTPEMSPLDVLEEGGGDSVFFPPHMQDDVGLTSWMNYHQHPNSGHHGGHHPLTVPHHNSHNLQHSHPHLNQKSPLACLQLQEKCLVVESTNSNALYPSQSNMSLPDPSKAPHAPRAPTPASYYGQIYGSGQPQPAFTSHLGQLSPPPETPVTSSVPQFQAPQPSLESMDHLGTSAEFWGEMDRIEFDQYLNASRTRMSRNAPGEESSALISALSDASSAVYYSTCITG